A section of the Gloeobacter violaceus PCC 7421 genome encodes:
- a CDS encoding sensor histidine kinase, which translates to MWPWLAVGIASGALLGALGTWLALRGSIAIYRALLEAAPVAYVLLDSQNRLIAASSLAGRYLELPAIGLPVVELDATLMDLVLQARRGMTVQQRNVGLKTVRGDWMVGALAVPLPGLRVGLYLDDQSAVAQLLQQRDRWVGDAAHELKTPLTSIRLVAEMVLPRVGPDQQRWLERLLGEVQRLNLLVQDLLEFSRWQAGRTQLNFKEGVDLVQLVEQTWATLEPLAERRQVRIEIDSPASVNVCADEERLYRALLNLLDNAVRYSPKGEAFWVRMRSQPDWVTIEIIDGGPGFPRQDLDRVFERFYRADPARARQTGGTGLGLAIVRQIVEAHQGIVKADNHPETGGAWLSVRLPVRPVPTATVR; encoded by the coding sequence GTGTGGCCCTGGCTGGCTGTGGGTATTGCCTCGGGAGCACTGCTGGGCGCTCTGGGCACCTGGCTCGCTCTGCGCGGGTCGATCGCCATCTATCGCGCTTTGCTGGAAGCCGCCCCCGTCGCCTACGTTCTGCTCGATAGCCAAAACCGGCTCATCGCCGCCAGCTCCCTGGCCGGTCGCTACCTGGAATTGCCGGCCATCGGTTTACCCGTGGTCGAACTGGACGCCACCTTGATGGACCTGGTGCTGCAGGCGCGCCGGGGCATGACGGTACAGCAGCGCAACGTCGGCCTCAAGACCGTCCGCGGCGACTGGATGGTGGGTGCGCTGGCGGTACCGCTGCCGGGTCTGCGGGTGGGACTCTACCTTGACGATCAAAGTGCGGTGGCCCAACTCCTTCAGCAGCGCGACCGCTGGGTGGGAGACGCCGCCCACGAACTGAAGACCCCGCTCACCTCCATCCGGCTGGTGGCCGAGATGGTCCTGCCGCGGGTGGGGCCGGATCAGCAGCGCTGGCTCGAGCGGCTACTGGGCGAGGTGCAGCGCCTCAATCTGTTGGTGCAGGATCTGCTCGAATTTAGCCGCTGGCAGGCGGGCCGCACCCAGTTGAATTTCAAAGAAGGGGTGGATCTGGTGCAACTTGTCGAGCAGACCTGGGCCACCCTGGAGCCGCTCGCCGAGCGCCGCCAGGTGCGCATAGAGATCGACAGCCCCGCGAGCGTGAACGTCTGTGCCGATGAAGAGCGCCTCTACCGGGCCTTGCTCAACCTGCTCGACAACGCCGTGCGCTACAGCCCTAAGGGCGAAGCGTTCTGGGTGCGCATGCGCTCACAGCCCGATTGGGTAACCATCGAGATTATCGACGGCGGCCCCGGTTTTCCGCGTCAGGATCTCGATCGGGTCTTCGAGCGCTTTTACCGCGCCGATCCGGCCCGCGCCCGCCAGACCGGCGGTACCGGCCTGGGGCTCGCCATCGTCCGTCAGATTGTCGAAGCGCACCAGGGCATAGTCAAAGCCGACAACCACCCCGAGACCGGCGGCGCCTGGCTGAGCGTGCGGCTGCCGGTGCGGCCGGTGCCCACCGCCACCGTCCGCTGA
- a CDS encoding four-helix bundle copper-binding protein, which yields MDGSYSAESNVQDQMQQCIDLCLKAHDLCLASAMRRIELGGEAAGLAPVRLLLDCAELCQTHANLMSRRSEYHARLSPICAAVCEQVAAHSEMAGDDPQFQACAEACRRAGESCQKMTYADSSLGATV from the coding sequence ATGGACGGTTCGTACAGCGCCGAGAGCAATGTCCAAGACCAAATGCAGCAGTGCATCGATCTGTGCCTGAAGGCCCACGATCTCTGCCTGGCTTCGGCGATGCGCCGAATCGAACTTGGGGGCGAGGCGGCCGGTCTGGCGCCGGTGCGCCTGCTACTCGACTGCGCAGAACTCTGTCAAACCCACGCCAATCTGATGAGCCGCCGCTCCGAGTACCACGCCCGCCTGAGCCCGATTTGTGCCGCCGTCTGCGAGCAGGTGGCGGCCCACAGCGAGATGGCGGGCGACGACCCGCAGTTCCAAGCCTGCGCCGAGGCCTGCCGCCGGGCGGGGGAGTCCTGCCAGAAAATGACCTACGCCGATTCGTCCCTGGGCGCCACCGTCTAA
- a CDS encoding SDR family oxidoreductase produces the protein MSQSQQLQPPQQQERQPGLESEMTPKPQADDPKYRGSGKLQDKVALITGGDSGIGRAVAIFYAKEGADVAVLYLDEHDDAKETCRLVREIGQRCLTIAGDIGDESFCRQAVAQVVDEFGRLDILVNNAAEQHPQKSIEDISAEQLERTFRTNIFSFFYMTKAALPHLKPGSAIINSTSVTAYKGSPQLLDYSSTKGAIVAFTRSLSQALLEKGIRVNGVAPGPIWTPLIPASMSPERTASHGSSAPMGRVGQPEEVAPSYVFLASDDSSYITGQILHPNGGEVVNG, from the coding sequence ATGTCTCAGTCCCAGCAACTCCAGCCGCCCCAGCAACAGGAGCGCCAGCCCGGCCTCGAATCGGAGATGACTCCGAAACCCCAGGCCGACGATCCCAAATACCGCGGCAGCGGTAAACTCCAGGACAAAGTGGCGCTGATTACCGGCGGCGATTCCGGCATCGGCCGGGCGGTCGCCATCTTTTACGCCAAAGAAGGCGCGGATGTGGCCGTTCTTTATCTCGACGAGCACGACGATGCCAAGGAGACCTGCCGTCTGGTACGAGAAATCGGTCAGCGTTGTCTCACCATTGCCGGGGATATCGGCGACGAGTCGTTCTGTCGGCAGGCTGTCGCACAGGTGGTTGATGAATTCGGACGCCTCGATATCCTCGTCAACAACGCCGCCGAGCAGCACCCGCAAAAGAGCATCGAGGACATCAGCGCCGAGCAACTGGAGCGCACCTTTCGCACCAACATTTTTTCTTTTTTCTATATGACCAAAGCGGCGCTACCGCACCTCAAACCCGGCAGCGCCATCATCAACAGCACCTCGGTGACGGCCTACAAAGGTTCGCCGCAACTGCTCGACTACTCTTCCACCAAAGGGGCGATTGTCGCTTTTACCCGGTCTCTCTCCCAGGCACTGCTCGAAAAGGGCATTCGCGTCAACGGCGTCGCCCCCGGCCCGATCTGGACACCATTGATCCCCGCCTCGATGTCCCCGGAGCGCACCGCTTCCCACGGCAGTTCTGCGCCGATGGGCCGGGTGGGTCAGCCGGAGGAAGTGGCGCCGAGCTACGTGTTTCTCGCCAGCGACGACTCGTCATACATCACGGGCCAGATCCTGCATCCCAACGGCGGCGAGGTGGTCAACGGCTGA
- the cimA gene encoding citramalate synthase, producing MERIYLYDTTLRDGAQREGMSLSVEDKLRIAHKLDELGVPFIEGGWPGANPKDDQFFERLHSTRFKHSAVVPFCSTRRPQVRASEDAGLRKILAAGTEWVTTFGKCWELHVHEGLRTSLEENLAMIEDTVAFFRTQDRRVIFDCEHWFDGYYKNPEYALAALRAAAHAGAQWVVLCDTNGGMLPQQIRTSVEAVRDYCREHNLEVQLGIHTHNDSETAVANALAAVEAGARMVHGTVNGYGERCGNANLCALIPNLQLKMNYALIAPEQLARLTEVSHFVSEVANLAPNDHAAYVGASAFAHKGGIHVSAVQRNPQTYEHIVPESVGNRRRIVISDQAGLSNVLTKLTEMGFSFERHDPAVGRILQQIKLLESEGYQFEAAEASFELLVRECLEIRKSLFSLEGLYTACQTFPDGTVRSEATVRVRVGEVLQHTAADGNGPVSALDAALRKALVGCYPQVAGMHLVDYKVRILDSAHGTSARTRVLVESSDGLGRWTTIGVSANIIEASCRAVIEGIEYGLSR from the coding sequence GTGGAACGCATCTATCTTTACGACACAACATTGCGCGATGGCGCCCAGCGCGAGGGGATGAGCCTCTCAGTCGAGGACAAATTGCGCATCGCCCACAAACTCGACGAACTGGGGGTGCCTTTTATCGAAGGCGGTTGGCCGGGGGCCAATCCCAAGGACGATCAGTTTTTCGAGCGCCTGCACAGTACCCGTTTTAAGCACAGCGCGGTGGTTCCTTTTTGTTCGACCCGGCGACCGCAGGTGCGCGCGTCGGAAGATGCCGGATTGCGCAAAATTCTCGCTGCGGGGACCGAATGGGTCACCACCTTCGGCAAGTGCTGGGAGCTGCACGTGCACGAAGGTTTGCGCACCAGCCTCGAAGAAAATTTGGCGATGATCGAAGATACCGTCGCCTTCTTTCGCACCCAGGATCGGCGGGTAATTTTCGACTGCGAACACTGGTTCGACGGCTACTACAAAAATCCCGAATATGCCCTGGCCGCCCTGCGCGCCGCAGCCCATGCCGGAGCGCAGTGGGTGGTGCTGTGCGACACCAACGGCGGCATGCTTCCCCAGCAGATCCGCACGAGCGTCGAAGCAGTCCGGGATTACTGCCGGGAGCACAATCTCGAAGTGCAACTCGGCATCCACACCCACAACGATTCAGAAACTGCCGTGGCCAATGCCCTGGCCGCCGTCGAAGCGGGGGCGCGCATGGTGCACGGTACCGTCAACGGTTACGGCGAGCGCTGCGGCAACGCCAATCTCTGCGCGCTCATCCCGAATTTGCAACTCAAGATGAACTACGCGCTCATCGCCCCGGAGCAGTTGGCCCGGTTGACGGAAGTCTCCCATTTCGTGAGCGAAGTGGCAAATCTCGCTCCCAACGATCACGCCGCCTACGTCGGGGCGAGCGCCTTTGCCCACAAAGGGGGCATCCACGTGAGCGCCGTGCAGCGCAACCCCCAGACCTACGAGCACATCGTGCCGGAGAGCGTCGGCAACCGCCGCCGCATTGTCATCTCCGACCAGGCGGGCCTCAGCAACGTGCTCACTAAGCTCACCGAGATGGGCTTCAGTTTCGAGCGCCACGACCCGGCGGTGGGCCGTATCCTGCAGCAAATCAAGCTGCTGGAGTCCGAGGGTTACCAGTTCGAGGCGGCCGAAGCCAGTTTCGAGTTGCTGGTGCGTGAGTGCCTGGAGATCCGCAAATCCCTATTCTCCCTCGAAGGACTCTACACCGCCTGCCAGACCTTCCCGGACGGTACAGTGCGCTCGGAGGCCACCGTGCGTGTGCGCGTCGGCGAAGTGCTCCAGCACACCGCCGCCGACGGCAACGGGCCGGTCTCAGCCCTCGATGCCGCCCTGCGCAAGGCGTTGGTCGGCTGCTATCCCCAGGTGGCGGGCATGCACCTGGTCGACTACAAAGTGCGCATCCTGGATAGCGCCCACGGCACCTCCGCCCGCACCCGGGTTCTGGTCGAATCGAGCGACGGTCTGGGCCGCTGGACGACCATCGGGGTGTCGGCCAACATTATCGAGGCCAGTTGCCGGGCGGTCATCGAAGGGATTGAGTACGGCCTCAGCCGTTGA
- a CDS encoding serine/threonine protein kinase, producing MPFTSGALVQDRYLLERQLGSTGARQTWLVQNSATGQALTLKALYFGTGMDWRNLALFEREAQTLKSLDHPRIPRYHEFFQWQQPEGDYFCLVQDYIPGVSLAEQVHSGKRWSEAQIEQAALEILEILDYLHSLAPPVVHRDIKPSNVICGEDGRLYLVDFGSVQAEQVSGRTVTVVGTYGYMAPEQFGGRAVPGSDLYSLGATLVHLATGMNPADLVDGGFHIRIPEQLPLSPGLRHWVEKLVDSDPERRFKNAREAISGLRCKDSLAHPSETTYQGRIALRPGRERFCVEVAAREPAFEDILTGFACFILFVIATASTHTLKVLEPGDGLTVWIFMVLLTVGFWGVLVFTASNTLLRLLCCTCLEVDRELFTLSHWILGKRIFNKSGRVMALLGKQRLSFDLTTAEHHLILAHVQRWLNR from the coding sequence ATGCCCTTCACATCCGGAGCCCTGGTTCAAGATCGCTACTTGCTCGAACGCCAGTTGGGCTCGACGGGAGCCCGGCAAACCTGGCTGGTGCAAAACTCGGCTACCGGCCAAGCGCTGACGCTCAAAGCCCTGTACTTCGGCACCGGGATGGACTGGCGGAACCTGGCGCTGTTTGAGCGCGAAGCCCAGACCCTCAAAAGTCTCGATCACCCGCGCATCCCGCGCTACCACGAATTCTTTCAGTGGCAGCAACCGGAAGGGGACTACTTTTGTCTGGTTCAAGATTACATTCCCGGCGTGTCTCTCGCCGAGCAGGTACACAGCGGCAAGCGTTGGAGCGAGGCGCAAATCGAGCAGGCGGCCCTCGAAATTCTGGAGATCCTGGATTATCTGCACAGCCTGGCCCCGCCCGTGGTCCACCGCGACATCAAACCGAGCAACGTGATCTGCGGCGAGGACGGGCGTCTGTATCTGGTGGATTTCGGTTCGGTCCAGGCGGAGCAGGTGAGCGGACGAACAGTAACCGTGGTGGGCACCTACGGCTACATGGCACCCGAACAATTCGGCGGAAGAGCAGTCCCGGGTTCCGATCTTTACAGTCTGGGAGCAACGCTTGTTCATTTGGCCACAGGGATGAACCCTGCCGATCTTGTCGATGGCGGTTTCCACATCCGGATCCCCGAGCAGCTGCCCTTGAGCCCCGGCCTGCGGCACTGGGTGGAAAAACTTGTCGATTCCGATCCGGAGCGGCGCTTCAAAAACGCCCGCGAAGCGATCTCGGGTCTGCGGTGCAAAGATTCGCTCGCGCATCCCTCCGAGACCACCTACCAGGGCCGGATCGCCCTTCGCCCCGGCCGGGAGAGGTTCTGCGTCGAAGTGGCTGCCCGCGAACCCGCCTTCGAGGACATCCTCACCGGTTTTGCCTGCTTTATTTTGTTTGTGATCGCCACTGCTTCGACCCACACCCTCAAAGTGCTCGAACCCGGCGACGGCCTGACCGTGTGGATATTCATGGTGCTGTTGACCGTCGGATTTTGGGGGGTACTGGTGTTCACAGCGAGCAACACACTGCTTCGGCTGTTGTGCTGCACGTGTCTTGAAGTGGATCGTGAGCTATTTACCCTCAGCCATTGGATTCTGGGAAAACGCATCTTTAACAAATCCGGGAGGGTCATGGCTTTGCTGGGCAAGCAGCGTTTGAGCTTCGATCTGACAACGGCTGAGCACCACTTGATCCTGGCGCACGTCCAGCGCTGGCTGAACCGATAA
- a CDS encoding VgrG-related protein, whose protein sequence is MPKYNSKPNITLDGMSAEDTDQLVISTQQICVEESLHLPDAFTLILHNPFTPGRMRDIHHWINHPALKVGAKITFGFRAATTTAPEFMADNALPKLLVGEITGIETHFTEDPSAPMVLRGYDMSHRLHKGRFNRSFVNMTDSDIVRKIVAEVGLQAGGEIEESGIPHDYVFQENQTNMAFLRERAARIGFEFFVQDEQVHFHRPRQIEPVQLRWGVRLNAFRVRMSTAEQVSSVEVRSWDYIEKKTIVATAQSEQVVTKTGYEPGSSSNSQFDLQPKLVVVDHPVFNAQEADTMAQAICDEMGGEYIFADARAEGEPKVRPGRLVQLTGLGEKLTGDYYVTDARHLYHDLVYTTEFSVRGTRGGNLMTGLSPQPKLKPGQTNLVGIVTNNKDPEGMGRVKVKFPTLTEEHESNWARVVGPGAGPKHGIYWMPEVNDEVLVCFEHGDIHRPYVVGGVWNGKDDTPETVDDSLTPVKLRTMKTRVGHYLRFADEDTPPDKKGIYIRTADNYQIQINETDQFMELRTPGGCFIKLDDATGSITIEAPMTVTIKAGQVFIN, encoded by the coding sequence ATGCCAAAGTACAACTCGAAGCCCAATATCACCCTCGACGGGATGAGCGCCGAGGACACCGATCAGCTCGTCATCAGCACCCAGCAGATCTGTGTCGAGGAGAGCCTGCACCTGCCCGACGCCTTTACGCTCATCCTGCACAACCCCTTCACCCCGGGCCGGATGCGCGACATCCACCACTGGATCAACCACCCGGCCCTCAAAGTCGGTGCAAAGATTACCTTCGGGTTTCGCGCCGCCACCACGACCGCGCCGGAGTTCATGGCGGACAACGCCCTGCCGAAGCTGCTGGTGGGTGAGATTACCGGCATCGAGACCCACTTCACCGAAGATCCCTCCGCCCCGATGGTTCTGCGCGGCTACGACATGTCCCATCGGCTGCACAAGGGCCGCTTCAACCGTTCGTTCGTCAACATGACCGACAGCGACATTGTCCGCAAGATCGTGGCGGAGGTGGGCCTGCAGGCCGGCGGCGAGATCGAAGAAAGCGGCATCCCCCACGACTATGTCTTTCAAGAAAACCAGACCAACATGGCGTTTTTGCGCGAACGGGCGGCGCGCATCGGGTTCGAGTTTTTTGTGCAGGACGAACAGGTGCACTTCCACCGGCCGCGGCAGATCGAGCCGGTGCAACTGCGCTGGGGTGTGCGGCTGAATGCCTTTCGTGTGCGCATGAGCACGGCTGAGCAGGTGAGTTCCGTCGAGGTGCGCAGCTGGGATTACATCGAGAAAAAGACGATCGTCGCCACCGCCCAGAGCGAACAGGTGGTCACCAAGACCGGTTACGAACCGGGCAGTTCCTCCAATAGCCAGTTCGACCTCCAACCGAAGCTGGTCGTGGTCGATCATCCCGTCTTCAACGCCCAGGAGGCCGACACCATGGCCCAGGCTATCTGCGACGAGATGGGAGGCGAATATATCTTTGCCGACGCCCGCGCCGAGGGCGAGCCGAAGGTACGGCCGGGGCGGCTGGTGCAGCTCACCGGATTGGGCGAAAAGCTGACGGGCGATTATTACGTCACCGACGCGCGCCACCTCTACCACGACCTGGTCTACACCACCGAATTCAGCGTGCGCGGCACCCGCGGCGGCAATCTGATGACGGGGTTGTCGCCCCAGCCCAAGCTCAAACCCGGCCAGACCAACCTGGTGGGCATCGTCACCAACAACAAAGACCCCGAGGGCATGGGGCGGGTGAAAGTGAAATTTCCCACCCTCACCGAGGAGCACGAGAGCAATTGGGCGCGTGTCGTCGGCCCCGGCGCCGGACCCAAGCACGGCATCTACTGGATGCCGGAGGTCAACGACGAAGTGCTCGTCTGCTTCGAGCACGGCGACATCCACCGCCCCTACGTGGTGGGCGGCGTCTGGAACGGCAAGGACGACACCCCCGAGACGGTGGACGATTCGCTCACCCCGGTGAAGTTGCGCACGATGAAGACCCGTGTCGGCCACTATCTGCGCTTTGCCGACGAGGACACGCCGCCGGACAAAAAAGGGATCTACATCCGCACCGCCGACAATTATCAAATCCAGATCAACGAGACCGACCAGTTCATGGAGCTGCGCACACCGGGGGGCTGTTTTATCAAACTCGACGACGCCACGGGCTCGATCACGATCGAAGCGCCGATGACGGTGACCATCAAGGCGGGGCAAGTGTTCATCAACTAA
- a CDS encoding phage tail protein, whose protein sequence is MAQNGNVVHELNYVLPNRFYVEIDSELTASFMQCSGIGFTMKKNSYAEGGVNEQERIYLGPVTYSDVTLQRGITDSLTFWEWAYGSLDPATPTKRRNINIVLFNQAGETMQCWTLIGAVVTGFKGPQLMANLPAQNATAAIEQVIVSYEGLRIQRSGGGGAMMNLTRDASGYFGSN, encoded by the coding sequence ATGGCACAAAACGGCAACGTCGTCCACGAACTGAACTACGTTCTGCCCAACCGCTTCTACGTCGAGATCGACAGCGAGTTGACCGCGTCGTTCATGCAGTGCAGCGGCATCGGCTTCACGATGAAGAAAAATTCCTACGCCGAGGGCGGGGTCAACGAGCAGGAGCGCATCTACCTGGGGCCGGTGACCTACAGCGATGTCACCCTCCAGCGCGGCATCACCGACAGCCTCACTTTTTGGGAGTGGGCCTACGGGTCGCTCGATCCGGCCACCCCGACCAAACGGCGCAATATCAACATCGTGTTGTTCAATCAGGCGGGCGAAACCATGCAGTGCTGGACCCTGATCGGCGCGGTGGTGACCGGCTTCAAAGGTCCGCAGTTGATGGCGAACCTGCCCGCGCAGAACGCGACGGCGGCCATTGAGCAGGTGATCGTCTCCTACGAGGGCCTGCGCATCCAGAGAAGCGGCGGCGGCGGGGCGATGATGAACCTGACCCGCGACGCGAGCGGCTACTTCGGCAGTAATTAG
- a CDS encoding FHA domain-containing protein: protein MAAPKCPNPQCEYFNRTLPNTAQVCPMCGTPLGNVVRSGSAAPVAAAPPPPPIVSPYQQPAPPPHVYAPAAPPPAYPQPAPAAYPQPPVAPAAAPPASQGRPTLKLVHALIGREFAAPGDESYIGRRGGTVKPAPEIDLTGIPNDQVISRPHACILWDAAYATYTITDNNSRNGTFVNGQPLTPGVSYQLVDGDTLQLGRENLVQFKVAIA from the coding sequence ATGGCCGCTCCCAAGTGCCCCAATCCGCAGTGCGAATACTTCAACCGGACACTGCCCAACACCGCCCAGGTCTGCCCGATGTGCGGCACACCCCTCGGTAACGTCGTGCGCAGCGGCAGCGCCGCCCCGGTCGCCGCCGCTCCACCGCCGCCGCCTATCGTCTCGCCCTACCAGCAGCCGGCCCCGCCGCCGCACGTCTACGCGCCGGCCGCCCCGCCGCCCGCGTACCCACAGCCCGCTCCCGCCGCCTACCCACAGCCGCCGGTCGCCCCGGCCGCCGCGCCGCCTGCCTCCCAGGGGCGGCCGACGCTCAAACTGGTGCACGCGCTCATCGGCCGCGAATTCGCAGCGCCGGGCGACGAAAGTTATATCGGCCGGCGCGGCGGCACGGTCAAACCGGCTCCCGAAATTGATCTGACCGGCATCCCCAACGATCAGGTCATCTCGCGGCCCCACGCCTGTATCCTCTGGGACGCCGCCTACGCCACCTACACGATCACCGACAACAACAGCCGCAACGGCACCTTCGTCAACGGCCAACCGCTCACCCCGGGGGTTTCCTACCAGCTGGTGGACGGCGACACGCTGCAGTTGGGCCGCGAGAACCTGGTGCAGTTCAAGGTGGCCATCGCCTGA
- a CDS encoding substrate-binding domain-containing protein: protein MQLFETSYKAYRCSRNMPLNCDVLVQTAQQIPGAKFCQECGFPTLLAEKSEIRGTRGTYRIVKFVGTRGMGRLYQAIQAGDNQPCVVKEYLLPSRCFNKAETRQRKDAFKRVAGLLPADGKNQDFRLVSPWEAIADEQGERCYLVTKGALEASPTLARHLAESGPMNAAQVRSVLNQVLQSLQFLHSQKFRLPSGQVQPGLAHGHLTLDSLLISRGGAQFFVYVCDLALWEQLFDPPPAVADEPLPEHDLIALGYVAYFLLTGQLVNPATGGYFDPRDPQQWPAVEPRLQEYLYRLMGLDVPFETAEAARAALLKLPGEEQFAAVSAPVEYDKKDKANLTLFALLAFALLAMIAGLLFIFWPQLERWFPKPPQIDTRVASFAEVSGVPEGTFSYAAERDGTWSYLLQGKPADDQRLVDLLTEPRARVEMRFAPVVSPKIDTESEAVRLVQLIRTDFAITSLTEDLSDELESKPIAIDGLVVYVAFSKKPRNLPNALGGKISLENLQKLYTGKVRNWKDLGGPDLPVRLFAPTEPEAVRMFERLVLGNDPQRVATFRSLATVLPTKETQRLVLPEFDNNRSGIIAFSTLVKAFDQCSGYPLALDQGKGEIQPLVQTDPRFDGRPIHPNVNLCAKAFRLDAGAFTQRRYPLGFPLAVVYPRDNSRPTSGLKFAELLTTRQGQQYLEKLGVVPLPLSNK, encoded by the coding sequence ATGCAACTGTTTGAAACTTCCTACAAGGCTTACCGCTGTTCGCGCAACATGCCGCTCAATTGCGACGTGCTCGTACAGACCGCCCAGCAGATCCCCGGGGCCAAATTCTGCCAGGAATGCGGCTTTCCGACGTTGCTGGCCGAAAAATCCGAGATCCGCGGCACGCGTGGTACCTACCGGATCGTCAAGTTCGTGGGCACCCGCGGCATGGGCAGGCTCTACCAGGCGATCCAGGCGGGGGACAACCAGCCGTGCGTCGTCAAGGAGTACCTGCTTCCCAGCCGCTGCTTCAACAAAGCCGAGACCCGCCAGCGCAAGGACGCCTTCAAGCGGGTGGCGGGTCTATTGCCCGCCGACGGCAAAAACCAGGACTTTCGGCTGGTCAGCCCCTGGGAAGCGATCGCCGACGAGCAGGGCGAACGGTGTTATCTGGTGACCAAAGGCGCGCTCGAAGCGTCGCCCACCCTCGCGCGGCATCTGGCCGAAAGCGGCCCGATGAACGCGGCCCAGGTGCGCTCGGTGCTCAACCAGGTGCTCCAATCGCTGCAGTTTCTGCACAGCCAGAAATTTCGGTTGCCCTCAGGCCAGGTGCAGCCGGGTCTCGCCCACGGACATCTCACCCTCGACAGTTTGCTCATCAGCCGGGGCGGGGCGCAGTTTTTTGTCTACGTCTGCGATCTGGCCCTTTGGGAGCAGTTGTTTGACCCGCCTCCGGCGGTGGCCGACGAGCCGCTGCCCGAGCACGATCTGATCGCCCTCGGGTACGTGGCGTATTTTCTGCTGACCGGTCAACTGGTCAACCCGGCCACCGGCGGCTACTTCGACCCGCGCGACCCGCAGCAGTGGCCGGCCGTGGAGCCGCGTCTGCAGGAGTACCTGTACCGGCTGATGGGCCTCGATGTGCCCTTCGAGACGGCCGAGGCGGCGCGGGCGGCTTTGCTCAAATTGCCGGGAGAAGAGCAATTCGCAGCGGTGAGCGCCCCGGTCGAGTACGACAAAAAGGACAAAGCCAACCTGACCCTTTTTGCGCTGTTGGCGTTCGCATTGCTCGCGATGATCGCCGGATTGTTGTTTATTTTTTGGCCCCAACTGGAGCGCTGGTTCCCGAAGCCGCCCCAGATCGACACGCGCGTGGCGAGCTTTGCGGAAGTGAGCGGCGTGCCGGAGGGCACATTTAGTTACGCCGCCGAGCGCGACGGCACCTGGAGCTATCTATTGCAGGGCAAACCCGCCGACGACCAGCGGCTTGTCGACCTGCTCACCGAGCCGCGCGCCCGCGTCGAGATGCGCTTTGCGCCCGTCGTCTCCCCCAAGATCGACACCGAGAGCGAAGCGGTGCGGCTGGTGCAGCTTATCCGCACCGACTTTGCGATCACCAGCCTGACCGAAGATCTCAGCGATGAACTGGAGAGCAAGCCCATCGCCATCGATGGGCTGGTGGTCTACGTCGCCTTCAGCAAAAAACCGCGCAACCTGCCCAACGCCCTGGGGGGCAAGATCAGCCTCGAAAATCTCCAGAAGCTCTACACCGGCAAGGTCCGCAACTGGAAGGATCTGGGCGGGCCGGATCTGCCGGTGCGACTGTTTGCCCCCACCGAACCGGAGGCTGTGCGCATGTTCGAGCGGCTGGTACTGGGGAACGACCCCCAGCGCGTCGCCACCTTCCGCAGCCTGGCGACGGTGTTGCCCACCAAGGAGACCCAGCGGCTGGTGCTGCCCGAATTCGACAACAACCGCTCGGGGATCATCGCCTTCAGCACCCTGGTCAAAGCCTTCGACCAGTGCTCGGGCTATCCGCTGGCCCTCGATCAGGGCAAAGGCGAAATCCAGCCGCTGGTGCAGACCGACCCGCGCTTCGACGGCCGGCCCATCCACCCCAACGTCAACCTGTGCGCCAAGGCCTTTCGTCTCGACGCCGGGGCGTTCACCCAGCGGCGCTACCCGCTCGGTTTTCCCCTGGCCGTGGTCTATCCCCGCGACAACAGCCGGCCGACCTCCGGCCTCAAATTTGCCGAATTGCTGACGACCCGCCAGGGCCAGCAGTATCTTGAAAAACTGGGCGTCGTCCCACTGCCGCTGTCCAACAAGTAA